The Candidatus Cloacimonadota bacterium region CTGCTCATCGAGCTGACATAAAACTCTGTGATGAAACTATCGTTGACCGTTATGAAGAAGATAAAGAACTGCAGGAATAACAGACATGAGCCACAAAATCTCACAAAAACACGAAAAAAAGATAAAGAAGAATTTTGTGCCTTTTTGTGTGATTTTGTGGCTAAATCCAAAAGGAGAATAAAATGATTTTACCAAAACTGCGTGAATTGAAAGAAGCGATCGGTTCTTTATTTTCAAAGCCGGTTACGAGTAAATACNNNNNNNNNNNNNNNNNNNNNNNNNNNNNNNNNNNNNNNNNNNNNNNNNNNNNNNNNNNNNNNNNNNNNNNNNNNNNNNNNNNNNNNNNNNNNNNNNNNNAATTTTGTGCCTTTTTGTGTGATTTTGTGGCTAAATCCAAAAGGAGAATAAAATGATTTTACCAAAACTGCGTGAATTGAAAGAAGCGATCGGTTCTTTATTTTCAAAGCCGGTTACGAGTAAATACCCATTTACAAAAGAACCGTATGCCCCGATAAAAGAGTTCAAAGGAAAACCTAAATACGATGAGGATAAATGCGTTGGCTGTGGAACCTGTGCAAAAGTTTGCCCTGCGGAAGCAATTGATGTAGTAGATTCTAAAGAAGATAAAACCAGAACTCTGACGATAAATTATTCCCATTGCATTTATTGTGGGCAATGCGTAGAACATTGCATAACAGGTGATGGAATAAAGCAGTCTAACGAATATGTTACGGCTGTATTTTCTTCAGATAAAAGTGCAGATACAATGACAATCAAAAAAGATGTCCTTGTTTGTCAAAATTGCGGTGAAATTATCGCTCCTGTTGATCATTTGGATTGGATTATCGAAAGACTCGGAGCAAAAGCTTATGCAAATCCAAATCTGCTTGCCAGAATCCAGCAGAAAAATTACAAATTGCCCGAATCAAAAATCAAAGATAAATTGCGTAGGGAAGATTATTACAAATTACTATGTCCGAAATGTAGGCAACGCGTCGTAATTGAAGATGTTTTCTGATAATATAAAAAATCTCATAAAAAAAGTACAAAATAGGAAAACTTTATTTGTAGGATTAGGAAACAAACGACGTCGTGATGATGCTGTTGGTCTTTATATTGTCGAAAATCTACAAAAATTTTCCATAAAAAATTTTAATTTTCTAATTGCAAATACTACTCCCGAAAATTATCTTTCAACTATGACTCAACTACAGCCCGAGTTTATCATTTTTATAGATGCTGTAAAAAATAAAGAGAAGGTCGGAACAATTTCTCTTCTTTCAGAAAATGATATTAGCACCTTTGCCACCTCAACTCACACAAGTTCGATTTTGCTAATAATCGAATACCTTCAAAAATCTTTTGATGTGAATATCAAAGTTATCGGCGTGAGTGTGAAAGATACGAAACTCGGTGATGGAATTTCCGGTGACATTTTGGAATCTGCTGATGAATTCGTAAAATTATTTAATTGAAACTATAAAAAAGATTAACCACCCTGTAAAATAAAAAAGGAAAAATCATTCCACAGAAGGTAGTCAAAGAATACCGCAGGCACCGAGAGATATTTTGATTTGAATTCCATTGGAAAGAGAAAAATACTTTTCTTTTTTTAAATTCAATCTTGGGGAATACGATAATTTAAAAACTTTTACCCTTTTTCATTGACAATAATTGGTCAAAAATATGTTTTTAACAAAAATCCAAATAAATTTTCAGGAGGAAAAGTGACTAAGAAACAAACTGTAATTCGTGCAAATGTCTTGTACGATGGCAAAACCAAATATGAAAACAAAACGGTTATTGTCGAAGGCGATAAAATCGTGGATGTTGTATCCAAGAAGATCAAAGCGGATTATGAAGGTTATGTAACTCCAGCCTTTATTGACGGTCATTCACACATCGGTTTGATTCGGGAAGGAGAACCCGGAGATGAAGCGGAAGGAAACGATATAATTGATCAAATAACTCCAAATAACGATCCGCTGAATAGTATTTATTTTGATGACAGAGCAATGCTCGATGCGGTTGATTTTGGCGTTCTTTATACTTGCAGTGTACCGGGAAGCGGAAACCTGATCGGTGGAAGAGCAAAAGTTATTAGGATTTTTGCAAAGAATCGCAATGAAGCTTTAATAAAAGATTATGGTTTCAAGATGGCTCTCGGTTTTAATCCACGTTCCACTACGATGTGGAAAGGAAAACGACCCAACACAAGAATGGGAATCTACTCTCTTCTCGAGGATAAATTAGACAACCTACTTATCAAAAAGAAAAAGACTGAACTGAAAAGGCAAAAACAGTT contains the following coding sequences:
- a CDS encoding 4Fe-4S binding protein, which gives rise to MILPKLRELKEAIGSLFSKPVTSKYPFTKEPYAPIKEFKGKPKYDEDKCVGCGTCAKVCPAEAIDVVDSKEDKTRTLTINYSHCIYCGQCVEHCITGDGIKQSNEYVTAVFSSDKSADTMTIKKDVLVCQNCGEIIAPVDHLDWIIERLGAKAYANPNLLARIQQKNYKLPESKIKDKLRREDYYKLLCPKCRQRVVIEDVF
- a CDS encoding hydrogenase maturation protease; its protein translation is MFSDNIKNLIKKVQNRKTLFVGLGNKRRRDDAVGLYIVENLQKFSIKNFNFLIANTTPENYLSTMTQLQPEFIIFIDAVKNKEKVGTISLLSENDISTFATSTHTSSILLIIEYLQKSFDVNIKVIGVSVKDTKLGDGISGDILESADEFVKLFN